GACACTGAAAACCTGGGCGCTATGTGTTTGACCGTCTACTCTAGGTGTGACGATGGtctacgagagagagagagagagagagagagagagagagagagagagagagagagagtgtgtgtgtgtgtgtgtgtgtgtgtgtgtgtgaatatgCAATTGCAGATATGGTGATAAGTAGACGGCTGCAATCGTTTTTGCTTAGCagcttagggttttttttttttttttgaaagtgaATCAGTGATTGGGAATCGGGATGGCTAAATACAAGtgtatttggttttttttttttttattctaataGGATAATAAATAGATTAGATGACTTTGCGTTTTTTGTTAGGATCCATTATGCCCATCTATAATAGACTTAACAATTCTATTTAATGTTAAAACAAGGAATGCAAGGCCCAACTTGCATTTTATTTATAGCCTTACAAAATGatacaaaactaacaaaaagaGTCTaaatttttacatattttcatacatatattttttttctttttaagaaataacatattattcaatgtttatttacatattatatagtaaatttacttaaatccgcctatgCTGCCTAGACTCCCTCCTGGGCGCCTAGGCTCTAGGCCCCAGTCCGCTGCTCGACTAGCATCTAGCATTTTTTAAAACCTTGATTTTGAGAAtagtttatattatattattgttcttttatattgattattatataagtttatataagaaaaaaataaataaacatatgaTTTTATTGTACTATTTTCAGTTAGCCCACACAAAGAAAAAATCCTTAACTCCACCCTTGGATGTCATGTGATAAAGCTAAAACACAATTGCGCTAATTCAATAGAGATCTCTACACAATAGCAAATTAAGTGTACGTAAGTAAGCCCTTATCCTGATATGCATGCTTAAATTTTTTTGAAACTTTtcaaactaatgtagtttaaaaatAGTCGGTTAGTACTACAAtatggtggtattcctcttcatttgttgttatgtcacatcccagtctcaactccgccgtagcacgatattgtccactttgagcttaccattcccttacggatttgtttctgggaactcagacgagaacttcctagtgggtcacccatcctaggattgctctcgcctgaagcttaactttggagttctgatggaatctgaagccaatgagttcccaaaaggcctcgtgctatagggagggaactatgtacatataaggcacatcacccttTCTCCGTtagtcgatgtgggatcttacaatctgCATCGAAcggcagagtggctctgataccattctgtcacatctCAGTCTCAACTTTGGGCTTACAATTCCTCACGAATTTGTTTTTGGtaactcagacgagaactttccaatgggtcacccatcctaggattgctcttgcccgaactcgcttgactttggagttccgatggaatccgaagccagtgaattcccaaaatgcctcgtgctataaGAGGGaagtatgtacatataaggcacatcacacCCTCTCTGTTGGTTGATGTAGGATCTCACATGTTACGTGTTGCATGACACTTGGTTTAACCTTGACAATTATCCTTGATAACACTTTTGTCCCTATTGAGCTGTGGTTTCGCTCACCTTTTACATTTTAGACCTTGCAAGTTTGGTACAAGATAAATATAAGGGTAGACGGGTTGAGGTTGTGTTAGACGGGAGATTTAAGGGTTTTATATATTTCTGCACACCTTGTAAAAGGAAGAGTTatgttcattttattttatttctactGGTGCACTCGGCAcaagatttatttattttttcaccaACTCCGAGTCGGGGCATAACAATATTGTATGTattaaaacaaaggaaaactaatgaaaaggacttgaaaactttgagttttaatgataaggacaaaataaaggataaagtgaatagtaccaagattgactttttagtgttaaaatgtggtttttcgttaaagtgaacagtaccgggagcttttcgttaaagtttccaaaAAACAATGAACCTTGAAATGACATTTCTCTAATTGGGCTACAGTTCTTTGGCAACTTTTTACGATGGTTAGGATCTTCGTTGTCTGACTCTATCTTGTTGGGTTGTGAACTATTTTAGTACATATATGCAAAAGCGTGACGGGATGACACAAGTATAAAAAATCATATAAACATGCATAATTAGTGGAACATTGAATtccgtttaatcatattaaactAATCCACATGATCGTGATTAATCAATGTACTTGTGATCATGCAAAAATGAATGAAGAACACGTGCATGAACTTAGATTAGGTTTAGAACTCCAACATTAGATTTCATAAACGAACGGATTCATTGAGATTTCAATGTTCATTATATTTGCTTAAACTTCAATTTCAACCaaatattcataatatttgCTTAAACTTCAATATCAATCGATATGCAAAGGTCTTATGCCTCAAACTTTCCAGCTTTTCCCCGGAATCCAGGCCGGGACGGTGAAATAATGTACCAAGGAAATATCGGAGAGTACAATGTACGTTGAATAACCCAGCAACAGCGTTCGATTGTTACCCCCTAAGATTCCGAAAGCAACCTTTACTTTGACATAAGTTGCATCGTCATCTAACAAGCGGTATAAGTAGATACTCAGCGTAGAAAAGCTGcaagaagaaaatagaaagaaatgaATAAAAAGTATGCCACATTGgaatttaaacacaccaaaatGAAATCACAAACAAGTTGTGTACAATCCATAAAATCAACGCTAGCAAATGGCACGTTGAAACAAGTAAAGCTGGAAATCGGTCTTAGGTTGGAGTCTCCAGACGCAGTCCAACTTCCAGACCGCACAAACCAATGGTTCTTAGAGTTTTTGAGGGATTTTCTCATCTCCAAGAATATAGGCATTTGTTGTGCCTGAACAAAATTCGAGCCCTCGATAAAGATAAAGCATCCAACAAGCAATACTTGAAACAGCAGTATGAGGGCTTGAATTAGCGTGTGGAATGTTTGTAAGATGTTAACAGCAAAACTGATGAGGGAAATTGGGGACACCTTTGGTTTTTGACATACTCTATTCCACTGCAATTGCATTCAAGTAGCGGTAGCAAGCATTTACCTTCCATATAAACATGTAAAAGGATGTGATTGCAGCTTTGCTGTTGAGATCGACAGATTTGGCTCTGTTCCACAGTACCAAAGCCAAAATTGTATGTCCCAAAACCTAAAACAATGCAAATACAGAATAAATCAATATCTGCGTTCTTGGCGCATTCTTCAGTTTCCAGTATCTGAACAAAGAGGTTATAGATGAACAAAAACTCAATAGAAAGATGGGATTATGAAAACGCACTTAAGGTTCCCCAAAATATTATTAACTTCTCTTGAGAATATAGGAGCACCGCTTGTTctcatgtcacatgaaaaaCTAATTCACATGCATACAATACAAACTGAAGTGGCCTCATATGACAGTTTAACACTTCATATGTTTGCATTTGAAAAGGAAGGCAATGCGTTAGAATCAGAAATTTAGAGTTAAAGAGCGATCGGTAGAATTTTAAGAACCCTTTACGTGGACACCTAAACTTCACAACATTACCAACTATTTCATAATAGCGAACGGCATGTGAAGGCAGAAAAGTACCAACTGAAAATAAATCATTAAATTCATGCTTTCCACTGCATTTATACGTTCTTCAGAGTTAAACGCGTATAATTCAAAAATTATAGAGAAAGGAGAAATTGTGCCATTCGGTAACCTAGAATAAGTGAAGATTGGTAACGCTCACTACTGTTCTCTTTAAATTTAGAAAACTGAAACATTACCGTGACGCATTTGCTCAACATGAAGCCCGATGATGCTCCCAATAAAACGGCAACACCATAAGCCATTTCAAGTAGCGAAATACAAATCCAAAAGACCTGCCCAAAGATAATTAGGATCAAAACTATATATGCTCGCTTACCACCATAAAAGTCCGAATACTTTACAGATGTACGAATACATGTATATCAGTGAAACTGTATATATGCGtgtattaaaacttaaaaggcTACCCGATTTTGTCCCATGCGTACTGTAAAAGACCGGATGCCGAATATTTTATCTCCATCAATATCAGGTATGTCCTACATGATTCCACGGTGTGAATAAAATcgatcatcatttttttttttatcataactTCACGAAGTGAAATAATAGCAAATGCATAAATCTACTCGTGTTCTACTTGaaatgaacaaaagaaaaggTTTTACCTTAAATAATGCTATAACAACTGAGAAGAAGCTCATAAATGCAGTTGCAAAGATTAGTGGCCTCGAGAAGGCAGCTGGTCTTTTGTACACATGCATCTGGAAATCATTAGATAAATTAGAACTCAACGACTGAGAGCGCATCCAACTACATGACAGAGATGATCCGTTAACAGTATCTCTTGAGAGCAATCAATTATTATACTAACTACTTTATCCAAACAATTGCCCTTGCAACCGTCTTATGTGTGTGCACGCGCAGATATGTTTGTCCTACAAGCATTTCATCGGACACTGGCAACCATTGCTCAAGTGACAGATATCTTTCGATGATGTTATAGGTTGAAATTATAATAGCAAATGCCGCTCAATGTGGAAAACATATTGTGTAAATCAAGTATTTTCTGAGAGAATGAAACAATGGGAAGGTATTAATTGATTTCCTAATAGAAAATAACAAACCTGCATGTGCAGGAAAAAAGCAAGTTGGACTATCACTGCCCGAACAGCTAGGATACACATTGCAGCAACCACAGCAGACCTCTTCCATCTCAATAGTGGCAACTGCGATTATAAAAGACGGGTTCTGACTTATGCTTTAGTACAATCGCTAGATTTACATGGAAAAATTTTAGATACTAAAGTCCAGCCTTCCATATACTATGGAATAAAAACACTCTTAAACTAAATTTCATTCATCAAATTGGTTATCACAAGTGACATAAGCTTTCCTCATATAGATATTTAAGGAACGTCAATAAGATTACACATGAGCAAAAGCCAACTCACATTGATTGAATAAGCAGTTCCAAGTACAAAACTGACGAAAAGGGCCCAAAACAATGGCCATGAACCAACAACCCATCCAAGCCAAAAGCTCTGTAGAAAAGAATGGTTACGGTCAGAATGTTTTTCAGTCACAATATGATTACGCTTGATGATAAATCCATACACTAAGTAAATATTGAACATTCAATCCAGTTTCCTTAGTCTTAATTCTGATTTTGCATGTATATTAAGGTACTAGTAATTTGGTAGTATTCAGATGTCTGAAAAATCCGATGAAGTTTATTTCTTGCATGGAAACAATGACAATGCTGGCCACACAAATAGTTAGaggaataagaaataaaaacacTATCGAGAGCACTCGAATCCTTAACAATTTTAACCATAATAACTAAATTTCTAGTGAAGAACAGGAGGCAGTTTGCAAGCAAAAGTTAGGGAATCACATTACGGGCCCATTTGGTAATCttattttctttgtgattaAAGAGCaggtgatgaagaagatgaaagacGAGAGATGCAAAGCATAAAGGAAGAAGGATAATATAGTGGCtttcaaaataaaatctaaTAACAGTTTTAAATGGTcttcagtttttagttttaattttttctaatCCAAACATTGCCTTTGATACCATAATTAGAAAAGATGTCACAATCATGATGCCGGTTCCAACTGAATATTCCCcagatgccaacggaagataagGCTTGTTAACCTGCAACATACCATAAAATACAAGTATACAATTAGACAATTCACATATGCTCCAGTAAATAATCTTTTTGTTCATGACTTCCAAGAATATAAGCCAAATAATCCAAAGTGGCGCTTAATAAATTGAGCACAACTTGGTAATTGGTAACGTTTGAACATCCGTGAGTGTAGTGAGGGAAGCTTGAAATAATGGCTTAGTAGGCAGCTTGATAACTCTAGATAAAAGAACCTATCCTGGAATTCTACATGTAGAACCATCCTAATGGAATGCCCCCTTAAGAAACAAAAAGGCGACATAATTTACAATTCTTATTCCCCAATCATTGCAATTCTACCAGTAAACTCACAAAACCTACCTTGTCTATATCGATGTCAGACAACTGATTCAACCCAACAATGTAAATATTCATAAAGAAAGCAGCAACTACagcctgaaaataaaaaaacgaaGCATGTAAGAATAGCAATGACAACTGTACCCATGTAATCGTTTAAGATTATCAACATCTATTAGAGGCATCACCTCCAGCACCCCCGTGAAAAATAATGGAGACAAATCTGACAGATTCTTGACTGCAAGGAGAGAAACTGAAATTATGCTCAATGCCTGTTTAGAGAAAAAAATAGGTCAGGTCTCTCTAAATCGATTTGAAAAAGTAAAGGAAAGGACAATAAAATAACAGTAATGATCCTAACTAATCTCAAGCACATATTAGTGGAGTTATATATCAAAAAGCTAAATTGGACAATGTCAAGATTGGTGATGATGATTCTGTCCCAAACTTAACTGTGCCTATAACTGTGTGCGGCCTTGAAAACCTGTAAAAAGCATCTATGGCATTTTTGATAGAGTTCCATATGCTTTTCGGATTATAGGCTTCAGGTTCAGATTCAAGAGGGTTGCCTGCAGTAGCATTCACCAAGAACTTTTTATCATGCCCCCTGTAGAATGTAGACTTTTCCTTAGTGCCTCCGGTATTTCGCTGAAAAAGATGTTGCTGAGATCCAACACCACAGTAACTTTCTAGGATATCCCATGCTCTGCACCTTGAAACTCTGACTGCTACATATGAACCTATAACAACAAAGATCCGGGTTCCAGTAAGTTTCAATATTGAGAAAGGCAAATCATACATCAGTTTTAATGTCAAATGAGAATTCGAAGCTTACTGTCTTACCGTTTCTTAAATTTGGATAAGCTAATAATAAGAGTAGATTGCACAATACATTGCTAAGTGAAGCGCCATATCAAATAATGCACAATATTCTGATTAACAgatgctccggttagaagatg
The nucleotide sequence above comes from Malus sylvestris chromosome 16, drMalSylv7.2, whole genome shotgun sequence. Encoded proteins:
- the LOC126607906 gene encoding homogentisate phytyltransferase 1, chloroplastic-like isoform X1; its protein translation is MDSALVGSFSKASLGGNVWRRDNLHKNCFSGSYVAVRVSRCRAWDILESYCGVGSQQHLFQRNTGGTKEKSTFYRGHDKKFLVNATAGNPLESEPEAYNPKSIWNSIKNAIDAFYRFSRPHTVIGTALSIISVSLLAVKNLSDLSPLFFTGVLEAVVAAFFMNIYIVGLNQLSDIDIDKVNKPYLPLASGEYSVGTGIMIVTSFLIMSFWLGWVVGSWPLFWALFVSFVLGTAYSINLPLLRWKRSAVVAAMCILAVRAVIVQLAFFLHMQMHVYKRPAAFSRPLIFATAFMSFFSVVIALFKDIPDIDGDKIFGIRSFTVRMGQNRVFWICISLLEMAYGVAVLLGASSGFMLSKCVTVLGHTILALVLWNRAKSVDLNSKAAITSFYMFIWKVNACYRYLNAIAVE
- the LOC126607906 gene encoding homogentisate phytyltransferase 1, chloroplastic-like isoform X2, whose translation is MDSALVGSFSKASLGGNVWRRDNLHKNCFSGSYVAVRVSRCRAWDILESYCGVGSQQHLFQRNTGGTKEKSTFYRGHDKKFLVNATAGNPLESEPEAYNPKSIWNSIKNAIDAFYRFSRPHTVIGTALSIISVSLLAVKNLSDLSPLFFTGVLEAVVAAFFMNIYIVGLNQLSDIDIDKVNKPYLPLASGEYSVGTGIMIVTSFLIMSFWLGWVVGSWPLFWALFVSFVLGTAYSINLPLLRWKRSAVVAAMCILAVRAVIVQLAFFLHMQMHVYKRPAAFSRPLIFATAFMSFFSVVIALFKDIPDIDGDKIFGIRSFTVRMGQNRVFWICISLLEMAYGVAVLLGASSGFMLSKCVTVLGHTILALVLWNRAKSVDLNSKAAITSFYMFIWKLFYAEYLLIPLVR